The following proteins are encoded in a genomic region of Helicobacteraceae bacterium:
- a CDS encoding biotin--[acetyl-CoA-carboxylase] ligase, protein MEICYLETTASTQLFLENALKDGRLNAPICVWTLNQTDGIGSRGNSWQGLKGNLAFSFALKLSALPSDLPIQSASLYFGYLFKKTLASYGSLVWLKWPNDLYLDDKKIGGAITKRFGEAIVCGVGLNFIAPSKAFGAIDAVFDPREALKKFLQEAQCAPKWDDVFSGYKLEYPLSRAYQVHLDKGVFSLKDAALEADGSVRVGEERVFSQR, encoded by the coding sequence TTGGAGATTTGCTATCTTGAAACGACAGCCTCGACGCAGCTTTTTTTAGAAAACGCGCTAAAAGACGGCAGACTAAACGCGCCGATATGCGTCTGGACGCTAAATCAGACCGACGGCATAGGTAGCAGAGGTAATAGCTGGCAGGGCTTAAAAGGCAATCTGGCGTTTTCTTTCGCCTTGAAGCTAAGCGCGCTTCCTAGCGATCTGCCGATTCAAAGCGCCTCGTTATACTTTGGGTATCTATTCAAAAAGACGCTCGCCTCTTACGGATCGCTAGTATGGCTCAAATGGCCTAACGATCTCTATCTGGACGATAAAAAGATCGGCGGCGCGATCACGAAACGTTTTGGAGAGGCGATCGTATGCGGCGTAGGACTGAACTTTATCGCCCCTAGCAAGGCTTTCGGGGCGATCGACGCGGTTTTTGACCCGCGAGAGGCTCTCAAAAAATTTCTGCAAGAAGCGCAATGCGCTCCAAAATGGGACGATGTTTTTAGCGGATACAAGCTAGAATATCCGCTCAGTCGCGCCTACCAAGTCCATTTGGATAAGGGAGTCTTTTCTCTTAAAGACGCGGCGTTAGAAGCCGACGGATCGGTTCGCGTCGGGGAAGAAAGGGTATTTAGCCAGCGATGA
- a CDS encoding LPP20 family lipoprotein: MNKAMGLALATAVAALILGGCGGKQPDTAAEGKCLNDSAEAPKWVCIPYLNDQTIAGLGTAQKNPANDYGFQFSQAQAEGRNAIALSVETNVRAAIDSWQRNTGLGDSAVFEQNKENVSRQTAFLSIKGSKVADTWQHPSNGTLFVLMAAPLDQTENAMMTSLRNENALWQQFQSQKAQEQLKEEFEKAVQR, from the coding sequence ATGAATAAAGCGATGGGTTTGGCGTTAGCGACTGCGGTCGCGGCGCTTATTTTGGGCGGTTGCGGCGGCAAACAGCCTGATACGGCGGCGGAGGGCAAATGCTTAAACGATAGCGCGGAAGCGCCTAAGTGGGTTTGTATCCCTTATCTTAACGATCAGACGATCGCTGGATTAGGCACGGCGCAGAAAAATCCGGCTAACGACTACGGCTTCCAATTTTCGCAAGCGCAAGCCGAAGGGCGCAACGCGATTGCCCTAAGCGTGGAAACCAACGTTCGCGCGGCGATCGATAGTTGGCAGAGAAACACGGGACTTGGCGATAGCGCGGTGTTCGAGCAAAACAAAGAAAACGTGTCGCGTCAAACGGCGTTTTTAAGCATAAAAGGTTCAAAAGTCGCCGACACATGGCAGCACCCGTCCAACGGAACGCTTTTTGTTCTTATGGCGGCGCCATTAGATCAGACCGAAAACGCGATGATGACAAGCCTTCGCAACGAAAACGCGCTCTGGCAGCAGTTCCAAAGTCAAAAGGCGCAAGAGCAATTGAAAGAGGAGTTTGAAAAAGCCGTTCAACGTTAG
- the proB gene encoding glutamate 5-kinase translates to MRIAVKVGTSTLFDDGVLSRERIGALVNFLSEFYDDNELILVSSGAIAAGHSVVPSLSNKKTPERQALAAVGQVALMNIYAELFKPRGINVAQILIAKDDFDNFSRSENAKIALNTLLAHKILPIINENDTVAIDELLRGDNDQLSARAAFFFGADILIVLTDVDGYYDGNPRTDPNAKMFAKVGFIPEEALEQGATPADKFATGGIVTKLKAADFLLKRGKSMFLASGFDLTHAANFLKTGAYEKGTLFCAE, encoded by the coding sequence ATGCGAATCGCGGTTAAAGTCGGAACCTCTACGCTGTTTGACGACGGCGTTTTATCGCGCGAGAGAATAGGCGCGCTCGTCAATTTTTTAAGCGAATTTTACGACGACAACGAGTTGATTTTGGTTTCAAGCGGCGCGATCGCCGCGGGTCATAGCGTGGTTCCATCGCTATCGAACAAGAAAACTCCGGAAAGGCAGGCTTTGGCGGCGGTTGGTCAGGTAGCTTTGATGAATATATACGCGGAGCTGTTTAAGCCGCGCGGCATAAACGTCGCGCAGATACTGATCGCCAAGGACGATTTCGACAATTTCAGCCGATCGGAAAACGCCAAGATCGCGCTTAATACGCTTTTGGCTCATAAAATTTTGCCCATTATCAACGAAAACGACACGGTGGCGATCGACGAGCTGTTGCGAGGCGATAATGATCAGCTTTCGGCTAGAGCGGCGTTTTTTTTCGGCGCGGACATACTAATCGTGCTAACGGACGTGGACGGCTATTACGACGGCAATCCGAGAACCGATCCAAACGCCAAGATGTTCGCGAAAGTCGGTTTTATTCCCGAGGAGGCGCTAGAGCAGGGCGCCACGCCCGCCGATAAGTTCGCCACGGGCGGGATCGTAACCAAGCTGAAAGCGGCGGATTTTTTACTAAAGCGCGGCAAGAGTATGTTTCTAGCCAGCGGCTTCGATCTGACGCACGCCGCAAACTTTCTGAAAACGGGCGCTTACGAGAAAGGAACGTTATTTTGCGCAGAGTAG
- a CDS encoding AAA family ATPase: MSEVIAIANQKGGVGKTTTAVNLAASLAVAEKRVLLIDADPQANATSHYGFRRNAYEYNIYHVLRGAKELRDIILKTQLNNLDLAPSNIGLVGLEKELYSKEYGQKELALKEKIKPARADYDYLIIDTPPTLGLITINALCAADSVIIPIQCEYFAMEGLAQLFNTVKMIKKTINPSLRVRGFLPTMYSSNNNLSKQVFSELKEHYPTQLFPAFSEDEEGENYIYIPRNVKLAESPSFGKPVILYDVKSVGSSAYQNLAGAILGARVG; this comes from the coding sequence ATGAGCGAAGTAATAGCTATAGCCAACCAAAAGGGCGGAGTGGGCAAAACCACAACCGCCGTCAATCTAGCCGCGTCTCTCGCGGTAGCGGAAAAGAGGGTATTGCTGATCGACGCCGATCCGCAAGCCAACGCCACAAGCCACTACGGATTTCGTAGAAACGCCTACGAATATAATATTTACCACGTGTTGCGCGGCGCGAAAGAGTTGCGGGATATTATCCTCAAAACGCAGCTAAACAACCTCGATCTCGCTCCGTCAAATATCGGTTTGGTGGGGCTTGAAAAGGAGCTGTATTCCAAAGAATACGGGCAAAAAGAGTTGGCGCTCAAAGAGAAGATCAAACCGGCGCGCGCCGATTACGACTATCTGATTATCGACACGCCGCCGACGCTTGGGCTGATCACGATAAACGCTTTGTGCGCGGCGGACAGCGTGATCATTCCTATTCAGTGCGAATACTTTGCGATGGAAGGTTTGGCGCAACTGTTTAACACGGTGAAGATGATTAAAAAAACGATCAATCCCTCTTTGCGCGTCCGCGGGTTTCTGCCTACGATGTATAGCTCCAACAACAATCTGTCCAAGCAGGTATTCAGCGAGCTTAAAGAGCATTATCCTACGCAACTTTTCCCCGCTTTTAGCGAGGACGAGGAGGGCGAGAATTACATCTATATCCCGCGTAACGTCAAACTTGCCGAATCGCCTAGCTTTGGCAAGCCCGTGATTCTTTACGACGTAAAATCCGTCGGATCGTCGGCGTATCAGAATCTAGCCGGCGCGATCTTAGGGGCGAGAGTTGGCTAA
- a CDS encoding tetratricopeptide repeat protein, whose amino-acid sequence MRTITKAALGVFLATSFAFATDNAFGRGVSAFGQRDYQEEIKHYSIAVEENPNDAKAYYSRADAYYELKDYAKAIADYSQALKIDPNYVGAYYGRVSAYVMLDELKQATQYAREACELGYCDALEVLKEEYLIDD is encoded by the coding sequence ATGAGAACGATAACGAAGGCGGCGCTAGGCGTATTTTTAGCGACTAGCTTTGCGTTTGCGACGGATAACGCTTTTGGTCGCGGAGTAAGCGCGTTTGGTCAAAGAGATTACCAAGAGGAGATCAAACATTACTCGATCGCCGTTGAAGAAAATCCAAACGACGCTAAGGCTTACTATAGCCGCGCGGACGCTTATTATGAGCTAAAGGACTACGCTAAAGCGATCGCCGACTACAGCCAAGCGCTCAAGATCGACCCAAACTACGTCGGAGCTTACTATGGTCGCGTTAGCGCCTACGTAATGTTGGACGAGCTTAAACAGGCGACTCAATACGCGCGCGAAGCGTGCGAACTGGGCTATTGCGACGCGCTAGAAGTTTTAAAAGAGGAATACTTGATAGACGATTAA
- the obgE gene encoding GTPase ObgE, whose protein sequence is MFIDRVDITVASGKGGAGCVSFRREKFVPQGGPDGGDGGKGGDLVFLVDSNADTLSRYRGKRVYRAQNGEAGGSRNKTGASGEDLVLIVSPGTQVFDKESGERLLDLTNDGDRAVFLTGGKGGRGNIHFKSSINQRPTYAQSGIEGESRDIRLELKLIADAGLVGFPNAGKSTLISAVSHAKPLIADYAFTTLTPHLGVVKTDEYKSFVLADIPGIIEGASDGKGLGIEFLRHIERTRILLLALDTQSDLSLSAQQDKLLAELQKYSEELFRRSKAIVFTKIDADPIGAKDKIAEFFRARKMDVKTDAQGFSFYENEETFALPISAVSGYNLKELVFKLDKLINREKNANRG, encoded by the coding sequence ATGTTTATTGATCGAGTAGATATTACGGTAGCTTCAGGTAAAGGCGGCGCCGGTTGCGTCAGTTTCAGGCGCGAAAAGTTTGTTCCGCAGGGCGGTCCCGACGGCGGCGACGGCGGCAAGGGCGGCGATCTGGTTTTTTTGGTCGATTCAAACGCCGACACGCTTTCGCGCTATCGCGGCAAGCGCGTTTATAGAGCGCAAAACGGCGAGGCGGGCGGTTCGCGCAATAAAACGGGCGCGAGCGGCGAAGACCTTGTATTGATCGTGTCGCCCGGCACGCAGGTTTTCGATAAGGAGAGCGGCGAAAGGCTTTTGGATTTGACTAACGACGGCGATCGCGCGGTATTTTTAACGGGCGGCAAAGGCGGGCGGGGCAACATTCATTTCAAGTCGTCGATCAATCAACGTCCGACCTACGCGCAGTCGGGCATAGAAGGCGAGTCGCGCGACATTCGTCTGGAGCTTAAGCTGATCGCCGACGCCGGATTGGTCGGCTTTCCAAACGCGGGCAAATCCACGTTGATTAGCGCGGTTAGCCACGCGAAACCGCTGATCGCCGACTACGCTTTCACCACGCTTACGCCGCATTTGGGCGTGGTGAAGACGGACGAATATAAGAGTTTCGTTTTAGCGGATATTCCGGGCATTATCGAGGGCGCAAGCGACGGCAAGGGGCTTGGGATCGAGTTTTTGCGCCATATCGAGCGGACGCGGATTTTGCTGCTGGCGCTGGATACGCAAAGCGATCTGTCTCTGTCGGCTCAACAAGATAAACTTTTAGCGGAGCTTCAAAAATACAGCGAGGAGCTTTTTAGGCGATCCAAAGCGATCGTATTTACAAAAATCGACGCCGATCCAATCGGAGCCAAAGATAAGATCGCCGAGTTTTTCAGAGCGCGGAAAATGGACGTTAAAACCGACGCGCAAGGTTTTAGCTTTTATGAAAACGAGGAGACTTTCGCGTTGCCTATAAGCGCGGTTAGCGGCTACAACCTAAAAGAGCTTGTTTTTAAGCTGGACAAACTTATCAATCGGGAGAAAAATGCGAATCGCGGTTAA
- the fmt gene encoding methionyl-tRNA formyltransferase encodes MRRVVFMGAPKYAALILEELVDSGVNVALVVTQEDKPSGRNRTLTAPSVKETALKRNLAIAQPRRLDDIAGDLRSLKPNLIIVAAYGQMISDQILSIAPCWNLHASLLPKYRGASPIQAALLNGDSLTGLTLMQIRKELDSGETLGFSLIKTAAHNLETLTIALAKTGARLILGALRQGDALNPIAQNACEASLVKKVKKEDGLIDFNRSAREIERAFRAYYGWPNIYVESGLQLLDLQAIDANGEAGKIVAIDRASGAATIACKEGAVTISTIRPSGKNAMNALDYLNGRRLKVGDLLS; translated from the coding sequence TTGCGCAGAGTAGTGTTTATGGGCGCGCCCAAATACGCGGCGCTTATATTAGAGGAGTTAGTCGATAGCGGCGTTAATGTCGCGCTTGTCGTTACGCAAGAGGATAAGCCTTCGGGTCGAAATCGGACGCTAACCGCGCCGAGCGTTAAAGAGACGGCGCTAAAACGTAATCTAGCGATCGCGCAGCCGCGCAGACTCGACGATATAGCGGGCGATCTTAGATCGCTCAAACCAAATCTGATAATTGTCGCGGCATACGGGCAGATGATTAGCGATCAAATTTTGTCGATCGCTCCGTGCTGGAACCTGCACGCTTCGCTGTTGCCAAAATATCGCGGCGCCTCGCCGATCCAAGCGGCGCTGTTAAACGGCGACTCGTTGACGGGGCTTACGCTAATGCAAATTCGCAAAGAGCTTGATAGCGGCGAAACGCTTGGTTTTTCGCTTATTAAAACCGCCGCGCATAATCTGGAGACGCTAACGATCGCGCTGGCTAAAACGGGCGCTAGATTGATACTAGGCGCTTTAAGGCAAGGCGACGCGCTTAATCCGATCGCGCAAAACGCGTGCGAGGCTAGTTTGGTAAAAAAGGTAAAAAAAGAGGACGGGCTAATCGACTTCAATCGATCGGCGCGGGAGATCGAGCGCGCTTTTAGGGCGTATTACGGTTGGCCAAATATATATGTTGAAAGCGGCTTGCAGCTACTGGATTTACAAGCGATCGACGCAAACGGCGAGGCGGGAAAAATCGTCGCGATCGATAGGGCGAGCGGCGCGGCTACGATCGCCTGCAAAGAGGGCGCGGTAACAATATCAACAATACGTCCAAGCGGCAAAAACGCGATGAACGCGTTGGATTACCTAAACGGAAGGAGGCTTAAAGTTGGAGATTTGCTATCTTGA